Proteins encoded by one window of Emticicia oligotrophica DSM 17448:
- a CDS encoding FAD-dependent oxidoreductase, which yields MNYYFYRNLTFCLLIFHGLFAQKAINKADVIIYGGTSAAITAAVQVKKMGKTVIIVSPDKHLGGLSSGGLGFTDTGNKQVIGGLSREFYQRLYSHYQKPESWQWQKREEYGNKGQGTPALDGANRTMWIFEPHAAEQVFEDFARENNLIIYRNEWLDRSAKGIKKVNERIVSFRTLSGKTYEGKMFIDATYEGDLMAAAGVSYHIGREANSVYSEKWNGVQTNVFQHGHHFKAKISPYVVENDPKSGLLPEVSAEPPGEYGSGDNKIQAYCFRMCLSNHPDNRIPFAKPDGYDPARYELYARVFASGWRETFDKFDAIPNRKTDTNNHGPFSTDYIGKNYDYPEASYERRKEIIKEHELYQKGLMYFLQNDSRVPTDVREKMQQWGLPKDEFKDNGNWPHQLYIREARRMIGKYVMKEADALGKTTVQNPIGMGSYSLDSHNAQRFVKADGYVQNEGDIGVHPDKPYSIAYESILPKENECSNLLVPVCLSSSHIAYGSIRMEPVFMILGQSAAAAAVLAIDSKTIPHKIPYSTLKNVLLNEKQVLEL from the coding sequence ATGAACTACTACTTTTACAGAAACCTCACTTTCTGTTTACTAATTTTTCACGGACTATTCGCACAAAAAGCAATCAACAAAGCCGATGTAATTATTTATGGCGGCACTTCTGCGGCAATTACGGCTGCCGTTCAAGTAAAAAAGATGGGAAAAACCGTCATTATTGTCTCCCCCGACAAACACTTAGGCGGTTTATCATCGGGAGGTTTAGGCTTTACGGATACAGGAAATAAACAAGTAATTGGCGGCCTTTCCCGTGAATTCTACCAAAGATTATACAGCCACTATCAGAAACCCGAATCATGGCAATGGCAAAAAAGAGAAGAGTATGGAAATAAAGGTCAGGGTACACCCGCACTCGATGGAGCAAATCGAACCATGTGGATTTTTGAACCCCATGCCGCAGAACAAGTATTCGAAGATTTTGCCCGAGAGAATAACCTAATCATTTACCGCAATGAATGGTTAGACCGCTCAGCCAAAGGCATAAAAAAAGTAAATGAAAGAATCGTTTCTTTTCGAACACTCAGTGGCAAGACTTATGAAGGCAAAATGTTTATTGATGCCACTTATGAAGGTGACCTCATGGCTGCCGCTGGTGTAAGCTACCACATCGGGCGTGAAGCTAATAGTGTTTATAGTGAAAAATGGAATGGCGTGCAAACAAATGTATTTCAGCACGGGCATCATTTCAAAGCTAAAATTAGCCCTTACGTAGTTGAAAATGACCCCAAAAGTGGACTTTTACCAGAAGTTTCAGCCGAACCACCAGGAGAATATGGTTCGGGAGATAATAAAATTCAAGCCTATTGCTTCAGAATGTGTTTGAGTAATCACCCCGATAACAGAATACCATTTGCTAAACCTGATGGCTATGACCCTGCTCGGTATGAACTTTACGCAAGGGTATTTGCCAGTGGGTGGCGAGAAACTTTCGATAAGTTTGATGCTATTCCTAATCGAAAAACTGACACTAACAATCATGGACCTTTTAGTACTGATTATATTGGGAAAAACTACGATTACCCCGAAGCCAGTTACGAACGTAGAAAGGAGATAATCAAAGAGCACGAACTATATCAGAAAGGGCTCATGTATTTCTTACAAAATGATTCACGTGTTCCGACCGATGTAAGGGAAAAAATGCAACAATGGGGCCTGCCAAAAGATGAATTTAAGGATAATGGCAACTGGCCACACCAACTTTATATTCGCGAAGCACGCAGAATGATTGGTAAATACGTAATGAAAGAAGCCGATGCTTTAGGTAAAACCACTGTCCAAAATCCAATTGGAATGGGTTCGTATTCATTAGATTCGCACAATGCTCAACGTTTTGTGAAAGCCGATGGTTATGTGCAAAATGAAGGTGATATTGGCGTGCATCCCGACAAACCTTATTCTATTGCTTACGAATCAATCTTGCCTAAAGAAAACGAATGTTCGAATCTTTTAGTACCTGTCTGCCTATCAAGTTCGCATATTGCCTATGGTTCTATTCGCATGGAACCCGTTTTCATGATTTTAGGGCAATCGGCGGCGGCGGCGGCAGTTTTGGCCATTGATTCAAAAACTATTCCGCATAAAATTCCTTACTCAACCCTCAAAAATGTTCTTCTAAACGAAAAACAAGTCTTAGAATTATAG
- a CDS encoding MFS transporter, translated as MRQQSESIFSLQFWLLCISSLVFFTSFNMLVPELPDYLTSLGGADYKGLIISLFTVTAGLSRPFSGRLTDRIGRVPVMAFGSLVCFVCGFFYPLVTAVYPFLFLRLVHGFSTGFKPTGTAAYIADIVPAHRRGEAMGMHGLMGSLGMAFGPALGSWIAATFSLNILFYTSSMFALISIAILYNMKETLPKEQQEKFTLNSLKITKADVFDSSVLPAAVVIFLTYFSYGAIVTLAPDLTKFVGLKNKGIFFMIYTLSSLFIRVVAGKFSDRNGRVSVLRWACMVLIIGMMLPAIVNNVYTFVGSAILFGLALGVISPITQAWTIDLCEEENRGRALATMYISLEAGIGLGAFLSAMIYRNDASRFPIAFAAMGSFAIIALIYLYTPKVRRLKANQ; from the coding sequence ATGAGACAACAATCCGAAAGTATATTTTCGCTACAATTTTGGCTACTCTGCATTAGTTCGTTGGTTTTTTTTACAAGTTTTAATATGCTTGTGCCCGAACTTCCTGACTATCTGACGAGTTTGGGTGGTGCAGATTATAAAGGACTTATCATTAGTTTATTTACTGTCACAGCAGGGTTATCAAGGCCGTTTAGTGGGCGTCTTACTGACCGCATTGGTCGAGTACCTGTGATGGCTTTTGGTTCGTTGGTTTGCTTTGTTTGTGGATTTTTCTATCCCTTGGTTACGGCAGTTTACCCTTTTCTTTTTTTGCGTTTAGTGCATGGATTTTCAACAGGTTTTAAACCTACTGGAACGGCAGCCTACATTGCTGATATTGTACCAGCTCACCGTCGGGGCGAAGCCATGGGGATGCACGGCCTCATGGGAAGTCTAGGAATGGCATTTGGACCAGCCTTAGGAAGTTGGATTGCTGCTACATTTTCACTCAATATTTTGTTCTATACTTCATCAATGTTTGCTTTAATTTCGATAGCGATTCTTTATAATATGAAAGAAACGCTTCCTAAAGAACAGCAAGAGAAATTTACGCTTAATTCGCTTAAAATCACGAAGGCAGATGTTTTCGACTCAAGTGTTTTACCTGCCGCTGTGGTAATCTTTCTAACATATTTTAGCTACGGGGCTATCGTTACATTGGCTCCCGATTTGACCAAATTTGTGGGGCTGAAAAACAAAGGAATATTTTTTATGATATACACTTTATCGTCGTTGTTTATAAGAGTTGTGGCGGGGAAATTCTCCGACCGAAATGGTCGAGTTTCGGTACTTCGATGGGCTTGTATGGTTTTAATTATAGGCATGATGTTGCCTGCCATTGTAAATAATGTTTATACTTTTGTTGGTTCGGCTATACTTTTTGGCTTGGCTTTAGGTGTTATTTCGCCAATTACCCAAGCTTGGACGATAGATTTATGCGAAGAAGAAAATCGAGGACGTGCATTAGCAACGATGTATATTTCGCTCGAAGCAGGTATTGGTTTAGGGGCATTTTTATCAGCAATGATTTATCGAAATGATGCGAGTCGTTTCCCGATAGCGTTTGCAGCAATGGGTAGTTTTGCTATCATTGCCTTGATATACCTCTACACACCTAAAGTTCGACGGTTAAAAGCTAATCAATAA
- a CDS encoding fibronectin type III domain-containing protein → MKSIIKRFVLFGLSLNLLACSIDKEAPILPRFDAVTISETTIASASLSVSFLEVGNQSITDYGIVYSETNLSPTLTDSKVSNGALTQTTSPYTYLVKISNLKANTVYYARAYVITESGTIYSNVISVKTLAIVSPSIKTTEASTYTIYSAKVGGSIETKGSYDISEYGICWSQRFAVPTIEHSKEKITGDVSTFPKAYSLIIYNLPEKGTIYYRAYVISNGNVIYGDVLTYTLEVEGYPKVSTDGAVYVADSVMKLNGTIVNKGKYEVTEYGMCWGFNDSFINPTVCENKGSLTVMPNSLPAPYSIEAKKLKTGVVYFYRSYLISNGITTFGTQKSFIIESK, encoded by the coding sequence GTGAAAAGTATCATTAAAAGATTCGTATTATTTGGATTATCACTCAATTTGCTTGCGTGCAGTATCGACAAGGAAGCCCCTATTTTGCCCAGATTTGATGCTGTAACTATCAGCGAAACAACAATAGCTTCTGCAAGTTTATCCGTTTCATTCTTGGAAGTTGGTAATCAATCTATAACTGATTATGGGATTGTTTATTCAGAAACAAATCTTTCTCCTACACTAACAGATAGTAAAGTTAGTAATGGAGCTCTCACTCAAACAACTTCACCTTATACTTACCTTGTTAAGATAAGTAATTTGAAGGCGAACACCGTCTATTATGCAAGGGCTTATGTAATTACTGAAAGTGGAACTATTTACAGCAATGTAATTTCGGTTAAAACATTGGCCATTGTTTCTCCTAGTATAAAAACTACAGAAGCTAGCACTTATACCATTTATTCGGCAAAAGTGGGAGGGAGTATTGAAACCAAGGGTTCGTATGATATTAGCGAGTATGGAATTTGTTGGTCTCAAAGATTTGCAGTTCCAACCATTGAACATTCTAAAGAAAAAATCACTGGCGATGTAAGCACTTTCCCGAAAGCATATTCACTCATTATTTATAACTTACCAGAAAAAGGCACAATCTATTATCGGGCTTATGTGATTTCAAATGGAAACGTTATTTATGGAGATGTTTTAACTTATACTTTAGAAGTTGAGGGTTATCCAAAAGTTTCAACTGATGGTGCGGTATATGTAGCTGATAGTGTGATGAAATTGAATGGAACTATCGTAAACAAGGGGAAATATGAAGTTACAGAATATGGAATGTGTTGGGGTTTCAATGATTCATTTATAAACCCAACCGTTTGTGAAAATAAAGGAAGCTTGACGGTCATGCCTAATTCCTTACCAGCACCGTATTCAATAGAGGCTAAAAAACTGAAAACAGGGGTTGTATATTTTTATCGGTCTTATCTAATCTCGAATGGAATTACAACTTTTGGTACTCAAAAATCATTTATCATTGAATCGAAATAA
- a CDS encoding YciI family protein yields the protein MKQYVVVAQDGRDTEALDRRMAARPEHLAGAKALKANNNFIVGGAMLNDDGKMIGSVMIVQFENDEKMKEWYDNEPYIQQGVWKFVEVMPFKVADI from the coding sequence ATGAAACAATACGTAGTAGTAGCACAAGATGGCCGTGATACAGAAGCATTAGACCGCCGCATGGCAGCACGCCCCGAACACCTTGCCGGTGCAAAAGCACTCAAGGCAAATAATAATTTTATTGTTGGCGGAGCTATGCTCAATGACGATGGGAAAATGATTGGCTCAGTAATGATTGTACAATTTGAGAACGATGAAAAAATGAAAGAATGGTATGACAACGAACCGTATATCCAACAGGGCGTTTGGAAATTTGTAGAAGTGATGCCATTTAAAGTAGCTGATATATAA
- a CDS encoding LysE family translocator has protein sequence MLDLQHFILFVLAALMLNITPGNDMIFVISRSLSYGTRAGVYAALGIALGCFVHTFAAAAGLSVIIQQSEVLFNIIRYAGAGYLIYIGIKSFMEKPTAMVFSQSDNNKNTNLKILRQGTITNVLNPKVSLFFLAFLPQFINPQVENVSTQILLLGLWFNFSGTVVNILIAILFSKVIAKLKNFQRFWQIQNKISGAVLVGLGLQIALKK, from the coding sequence ATGCTCGACCTCCAACATTTTATTTTGTTTGTCTTAGCTGCTCTAATGCTCAATATTACCCCTGGTAATGATATGATTTTTGTCATTTCTCGCAGCCTCAGCTATGGCACACGTGCAGGCGTTTATGCAGCTTTAGGCATTGCATTGGGTTGTTTCGTACATACTTTTGCAGCAGCGGCGGGGCTTTCGGTAATTATTCAGCAATCGGAGGTCTTGTTTAATATTATTCGATACGCAGGTGCAGGATATTTGATTTACATCGGAATCAAAAGTTTCATGGAAAAACCTACGGCAATGGTATTTAGTCAAAGCGACAATAATAAAAATACCAATCTAAAAATTCTTCGTCAAGGAACAATTACCAATGTCTTAAACCCCAAAGTTTCATTATTTTTCTTGGCATTCTTACCACAGTTTATCAATCCACAAGTCGAAAATGTATCTACACAAATTCTACTTTTAGGACTTTGGTTTAATTTTTCGGGAACAGTTGTCAATATACTCATTGCCATACTTTTCAGTAAGGTGATTGCCAAATTGAAAAACTTTCAAAGATTCTGGCAAATACAAAACAAAATTTCGGGGGCTGTTCTGGTAGGCTTGGGCCTACAAATTGCCTTAAAAAAATAA
- a CDS encoding M16 family metallopeptidase, producing the protein MTEYQIHTLPNGIRVAHRQVPYTQIVHCGLMLDMGSRDEKPNQLGLAHFWEHMAFKGTKKRKSYHIINRLESVGGELNAYTTKEKICFYASVLDAHFEKSVELLADITFDSVFPENQIEKERGVILEEMSMYQDSPEDALQDDFDEIVFANHQLGANILGTQESVKGFTRKELQDFIAENMDTEKIVMSIVGNIPFQKAIKIAEKYLKDIPAKKSDLVRVPPTAYQAQRITTTKKITQAHCAIGRPSYSMSDEHRLPFFMLVNLFGGPGMNSRLNMTLREKYGLVYGIDATYSPFTDTGFFGIYFATDKSNLDKANSLILKEMQILKDKPLGKLQLHTVKEQLMGQLAMAEESNQSFMLMMAKSILDIGKVESLESIFADIKNIEAADLQEITKDMFDETQLSYLTFLPE; encoded by the coding sequence ATGACCGAATACCAAATACATACATTGCCAAACGGCATTAGAGTTGCTCATCGACAAGTACCTTACACCCAAATTGTACATTGCGGACTCATGCTCGACATGGGTAGCCGTGATGAAAAGCCCAATCAATTAGGTTTGGCTCACTTTTGGGAGCACATGGCCTTCAAAGGTACGAAAAAGCGGAAATCTTACCATATTATTAATAGATTAGAGTCGGTGGGTGGCGAATTAAACGCCTATACGACTAAAGAAAAAATATGTTTCTACGCATCGGTGCTTGATGCACATTTCGAAAAATCGGTTGAACTCTTAGCCGATATTACCTTCGATTCGGTTTTCCCCGAAAATCAAATCGAAAAAGAGCGTGGGGTGATTTTAGAAGAAATGTCGATGTATCAAGATTCTCCAGAAGATGCCCTACAAGATGATTTCGATGAAATTGTTTTTGCCAATCACCAACTTGGAGCCAATATTTTAGGTACGCAAGAGAGTGTAAAAGGCTTTACTCGCAAAGAATTACAAGATTTCATTGCTGAGAATATGGATACTGAAAAAATCGTGATGTCGATTGTGGGAAATATTCCATTTCAGAAAGCCATCAAAATCGCAGAAAAATACCTCAAAGATATTCCTGCCAAGAAATCAGACCTTGTGCGTGTTCCGCCAACGGCCTATCAAGCACAGCGAATCACCACAACTAAGAAAATCACCCAAGCACATTGTGCCATTGGCCGACCTTCTTATTCAATGTCTGATGAGCATCGCTTACCGTTCTTTATGCTCGTCAATCTATTCGGTGGCCCTGGCATGAATTCACGCCTTAACATGACCCTTCGTGAAAAATATGGTTTAGTTTATGGCATTGATGCTACCTACTCCCCTTTTACGGATACAGGCTTTTTTGGCATTTATTTCGCAACCGATAAATCAAACCTTGATAAGGCAAATTCCTTGATTTTGAAAGAAATGCAAATCTTGAAAGACAAACCATTGGGCAAGCTACAATTACATACAGTCAAAGAACAACTCATGGGGCAGCTAGCCATGGCAGAGGAAAGCAATCAGAGTTTTATGCTCATGATGGCCAAGAGTATTTTAGATATCGGAAAGGTTGAATCGCTGGAAAGTATTTTTGCAGATATAAAAAATATTGAAGCCGCTGACCTCCAAGAAATTACAAAAGATATGTTCGATGAAACACAGTTAAGCTATCTGACGTTTCTTCCCGAATAA
- a CDS encoding Xaa-Pro dipeptidase, with the protein MKKIIFLFLTSFIGFAQTETIIAIKAGRLFDSERGVFIDNQTIIVKNNLISEIGSNLKIPANASIIDLSKQTILPGLIDCHTHITGQPENYMEDLFRKSPIDVAVTAHIYAKRTLEAGFTTCRDVGALEYVDIALRNAINAGKVAGPRLYVAGPYIGATGSHGDMNGFSPYVKIHQIGSVADGVDEIRKQVRTNIKYGADLIKFGATAGVLTEEESVGAPQYSQEEMNVMVEEAKMWGKKVAAHAHGTEGIKRAVKAGVASIEHGSFIDEEGIELMKQKGTYLVADIYNDDFILAEYAKLGFPQKIIEKERMVGRTQRENFQKAVKAGVKIAFGTDAGVYPHGDNAKQFFYMVKYGLTPVQAIQSATINAADLIGVKDKIGSISVGKFADIIAVDGNPEQDITVIEKKLSFVMKDGVVYKK; encoded by the coding sequence ATGAAAAAAATCATTTTTTTATTCTTGACTAGCTTCATTGGTTTCGCACAAACCGAAACCATTATTGCCATCAAAGCAGGCCGATTGTTTGATAGCGAACGAGGTGTATTTATTGATAATCAAACAATTATCGTAAAAAATAATCTAATTTCAGAAATTGGCTCAAACCTGAAAATTCCAGCTAATGCTAGCATTATTGATTTAAGTAAACAAACCATTTTACCTGGGCTCATCGACTGCCACACGCACATCACGGGTCAACCCGAAAACTACATGGAAGACCTCTTCCGTAAATCACCAATTGACGTAGCAGTTACAGCTCATATTTATGCTAAACGAACGCTCGAAGCTGGCTTCACTACTTGCCGCGATGTAGGTGCCCTTGAGTATGTAGATATTGCTCTCCGTAATGCTATCAATGCAGGTAAGGTTGCAGGACCACGCCTCTATGTTGCAGGGCCTTACATTGGTGCTACGGGCAGCCATGGCGATATGAATGGCTTTTCACCTTATGTAAAAATCCACCAAATTGGTTCAGTGGCCGACGGTGTTGATGAAATCAGAAAGCAAGTTCGAACCAATATCAAATACGGAGCAGATTTAATCAAATTTGGTGCAACCGCAGGCGTACTTACTGAAGAAGAATCGGTAGGAGCTCCGCAGTATTCGCAAGAAGAAATGAACGTAATGGTTGAAGAAGCCAAAATGTGGGGCAAAAAAGTAGCCGCACACGCACATGGAACTGAGGGAATAAAAAGAGCTGTAAAAGCGGGCGTAGCCTCTATCGAACATGGAAGCTTTATCGATGAAGAAGGAATAGAATTAATGAAACAAAAAGGAACGTATTTGGTAGCTGATATTTATAATGATGACTTTATTTTAGCTGAATATGCTAAATTGGGTTTCCCACAAAAAATCATTGAAAAAGAACGTATGGTAGGTCGTACACAAAGAGAAAACTTTCAAAAAGCAGTTAAAGCGGGTGTAAAAATAGCTTTTGGAACCGATGCGGGTGTGTATCCTCACGGCGATAACGCTAAGCAGTTTTTTTATATGGTAAAATATGGCCTGACTCCCGTACAGGCCATTCAATCAGCAACTATCAATGCAGCAGATTTGATTGGAGTAAAAGATAAAATTGGTTCGATTTCAGTAGGTAAATTTGCCGATATTATCGCCGTTGATGGTAATCCTGAGCAAGATATTACTGTAATCGAAAAGAAACTCTCATTTGTAATGAAAGATGGCGTTGTTTATAAAAAATAA
- a CDS encoding NUDIX domain-containing protein → MKSINIRPAILIIENQQLLTMKYNYSGQDVYNLPGGNLELGEHLSDALARELKEELGLEIKVGQLVLVGEVYFEERKKHTLHLLFEGQIIDGIPSINPQETSAQSVQWIDIDKLQQINLYPNLSQQIIEYLNNQLSNKYVGKINQQWF, encoded by the coding sequence ATGAAGTCAATTAATATTCGACCAGCAATTTTAATTATCGAAAATCAACAACTTCTTACTATGAAGTATAACTATAGTGGGCAAGATGTGTATAATTTACCGGGGGGAAATTTAGAATTAGGCGAACACCTAAGCGATGCACTTGCTCGTGAATTAAAAGAAGAATTAGGACTTGAAATTAAAGTTGGTCAATTAGTTTTAGTAGGGGAAGTTTATTTCGAAGAGCGAAAAAAACATACACTTCACTTACTATTTGAGGGACAAATCATTGATGGTATTCCAAGCATAAACCCGCAAGAAACCTCAGCACAAAGCGTTCAATGGATAGATATTGATAAACTTCAACAAATAAACCTTTACCCAAATTTAAGTCAACAAATAATAGAATACCTAAATAATCAATTATCTAATAAATATGTAGGTAAAATCAACCAACAGTGGTTCTAA
- a CDS encoding aminotransferase class V-fold PLP-dependent enzyme translates to MKNIYFTAGPAELNPKFEEFMRQAIDEQIGSISHRSGQFRKIYQHCVENLRTLMNIPASSGIFFTGSASEVWERILLNLVEHESFHLVNGSFSDKFYKYAVSAQKFAHKFEKPLGEGFSYGEIEVPEYAELICVTQNETSTGVQMREADIHKLKRSNQKRLMAVDMVSSAPIPELDLDLIDTAFFSVQKAFGLPAGLGVWIANEKCLEKAKRLAKYENITIGAHHNLPVLWKNYETYETPATPNVLGIYLLGKVAEDMNKKGIENIRKETDEKAKKIYKYLETSNLCSAAVQNPEHRSKTVIVADTKKPSKAIIETLKEKNMIIGSGYGPNKDTQIRISNFPSNTPEQVDNLLKELKAME, encoded by the coding sequence ATGAAAAATATCTATTTCACTGCCGGGCCAGCCGAATTGAACCCTAAATTCGAAGAATTTATGCGTCAAGCAATTGACGAGCAAATCGGTTCGATTTCACATCGTAGCGGACAATTCCGTAAGATTTATCAGCACTGCGTAGAAAACCTACGTACACTAATGAACATTCCAGCATCGTCGGGTATATTCTTCACAGGTTCGGCATCGGAAGTATGGGAGCGAATCTTATTGAACCTCGTTGAGCACGAGAGTTTTCATTTAGTCAATGGTTCATTCTCTGACAAATTCTATAAATATGCCGTTTCGGCTCAAAAATTCGCTCATAAATTTGAAAAACCATTGGGCGAAGGATTTAGCTACGGTGAAATTGAAGTTCCCGAATATGCAGAGCTTATTTGTGTCACTCAGAATGAAACCAGTACGGGTGTACAAATGCGTGAGGCCGATATTCATAAACTCAAACGCAGTAATCAAAAACGCCTCATGGCTGTAGATATGGTTTCATCAGCACCCATTCCCGAGTTAGATTTAGATTTAATTGATACCGCTTTCTTTTCGGTTCAAAAAGCTTTTGGTTTACCCGCAGGTTTAGGTGTATGGATTGCCAATGAAAAATGTTTAGAAAAAGCCAAACGTTTGGCCAAATATGAAAACATTACCATCGGAGCACACCATAATTTACCAGTTTTGTGGAAAAACTACGAAACTTACGAAACGCCAGCTACTCCAAATGTTTTAGGGATTTATCTACTCGGTAAAGTAGCTGAAGATATGAACAAAAAAGGTATTGAGAATATCAGAAAAGAAACCGACGAGAAGGCAAAGAAAATTTATAAATACCTAGAAACCAGCAATTTGTGTAGTGCTGCCGTACAAAATCCAGAGCACCGCTCGAAAACGGTGATAGTGGCCGATACTAAAAAACCCTCGAAAGCGATTATCGAAACATTGAAAGAAAAAAATATGATTATTGGAAGTGGTTATGGCCCGAATAAAGATACTCAAATCAGAATTTCGAATTTCCCTTCAAATACACCTGAGCAAGTAGATAATTTATTAAAAGAATTGAAAGCAATGGAGTAA
- a CDS encoding glycosyltransferase family 4 protein — protein MRIGFDAKRAFNNHTGLGNYSRFIIDSLLKYAPQHEYLAYTPKKPKTTLALAPKLPTTTFGGGLWRSWLINNDLQKDNVDIFHGLSNEIPFGIKKTGVKSVVTIHDLIFVRYPALYPAIDRFFYQQKFKYACQNADAVVAVSQQTKDDIVDFYKIDPDKISVIYQDCQAAFYQNVDGQLLTSIKTKYHLHKPYLICVSSFSERKNQKRLVDAFQALNLKNYDLVLVGGKSKYAEEILSKNIAGVRMLFNVPSSDLPALYQGASLCVYPSFFEGFGIPIVEALHSGIPVVAATGSCLEEAGGEGALYANPLDVNDLSGKIHEVLSSESLQKALVQKGQEHIQQFSSENIAKQLVELYQKL, from the coding sequence ATGCGTATAGGTTTTGATGCAAAAAGGGCTTTTAATAATCATACTGGTTTGGGTAATTATAGTCGATTTATTATTGACTCCCTACTGAAATATGCTCCACAGCACGAATATTTGGCATATACGCCTAAAAAGCCTAAAACAACATTAGCTTTAGCTCCGAAATTACCCACTACGACTTTTGGTGGAGGCTTATGGCGGAGCTGGCTTATTAATAACGATTTGCAAAAGGATAATGTTGATATTTTTCACGGATTAAGTAATGAAATCCCATTTGGTATTAAAAAAACAGGTGTAAAATCGGTCGTAACAATTCATGATTTGATTTTCGTTCGTTATCCTGCATTATATCCTGCCATTGACCGTTTTTTTTACCAACAGAAATTTAAGTACGCTTGTCAAAATGCCGATGCCGTGGTGGCAGTAAGTCAGCAAACCAAAGATGATATTGTAGATTTTTACAAGATTGACCCCGATAAAATTTCGGTAATATACCAAGATTGTCAAGCGGCATTTTATCAAAATGTTGATGGTCAACTATTAACGAGCATAAAAACGAAATATCATTTACATAAACCATACCTCATTTGTGTATCATCATTCAGTGAGCGAAAAAATCAAAAACGCTTGGTTGACGCTTTTCAAGCATTGAATTTGAAAAACTATGATTTGGTATTAGTTGGTGGAAAATCTAAATATGCCGAAGAAATTTTAAGTAAAAATATTGCTGGAGTTCGAATGCTTTTCAATGTACCATCGAGCGATTTACCAGCTTTATACCAAGGGGCTTCTTTGTGTGTATATCCTTCTTTTTTTGAGGGCTTTGGTATTCCAATTGTCGAGGCTTTACATTCGGGTATTCCAGTGGTGGCTGCTACGGGTTCTTGTTTAGAAGAGGCTGGTGGCGAAGGTGCTTTATATGCTAATCCTTTAGATGTAAATGATTTATCAGGGAAAATACACGAAGTATTAAGTTCTGAAAGCTTACAAAAAGCGTTGGTACAAAAAGGTCAGGAACATATTCAACAATTTTCTTCCGAAAACATTGCTAAGCAATTGGTAGAACTCTATCAAAAATTATAA